The DNA region TCGCACGAAGTCGAGAGTGAATGCGAAAGGCTTAGACGGGCCCTGGCGCAGGCGCGCGACGAGCTCCAGGCCATGGCCGGCACGCTACCCGAAGACGCACCGCGCGAACTGGGCCCGCTGCTTACTGTCCACAGCATGCTGCTGGACGACCCCATGTTGTTCCAGCAAACCTGCGCGCTGATCACCGAACGCCATTACAACGCCGAATGGGCCCTCACCAGTCAGGGCCAGACGCTTGCCGAGCAATTCGCGCTGATGGAAGACGACTACCTGCGTGAGCGCGGGGCGGACATCCGCCAAGTCATCGAGCGGGTGCTACGAGTATTGTCCGGGTCTTCGTCCTTGCTGGCCGAGCTCGAAGCTGCGGACTCACCCGAGCCTCTTATTGTGGTGGCCCGCGACATCTCTCCTGCCGACATGCTGCGGCTGCGTGGCGGTCGGTTCGCGGCCTTTTTGACTGACTTGGGAGGGCCTACTTCGCACACGGCTATCGTGGCGCGCAGCATGAACGTGCCTGCAGTGGTCGGCCTGGGCCATCTGCGAGCCCTGGTACGCGATGGCGACACGCTTATCGCCGACGGCTTTACCGGCGTGGTGCTGGTTAATCCGTCCGCTCAGGTGCTGCAGGAATATCGCCAACGCCAGGCCGATTACGCGCGCGAGCGCGCACAGTTAGCGCTGCTGCGCGATGCACCCGCCGTCACGCTCGATGGCATCGCCATCAAGCTGGAAGCCAATATCGAATTGCCCGAAGAGGCCCAGGCAGCCATGCTGGCCGGTGCCGACGGCATCGGCTTGTTCCGCAGCGAGTTCCTCTTCATGGGACGGCGCGATTTACCCACGGAACAAGAGCAATACCAGGCATACGCCTCGGTCGTGAAAACGATGGCCGGCCGGCCGGTAACCATACGAACACTCGACCTGGGCGCGGACAAAAATCTGGATGGCGATGTTACCGTGGCGTCCAATCCGGCCTTGGGCTTGCGGGCCATACGATATTGCCTGGCCAACCCCGAGATTTTCGCCACGCAATTGCGAGCCTTGTTGCGTGCTTCCCTGCACGGCCATGTACGTATCCTGATCCCCATGATCTCGCACATGCACGAGGTGCATGCCACGCGCCAGGCCATCGATGCCGCCTGCACCGAGCTGGAAGCACGGGGTGTACCTTACGCCCGCAATATATCGTTGGGCGCCATGGTCGAAATACCGGCGATCGCCATTGCGATCGAACCCTTCGTCGAGAGCCTGGACTTCCTGTCCATCGGCACCAACGACCTCATACAGTACACACTGGCTATCGACAGGGGCGACAGCGATGTCGCCGATCTTTACGATCCCATGCACCCTGCGGTATTGCGGCTTATCTCCCACACCATCAATGCCGGTGAACGCGCCGGCAAGCCCGTAGCCGTTTGCGGCGAGATGGCCGGCGATGCGCGGGTGACTCGCATGCTGCTGGGCTTGGGACTAACTGAATTCTCCATGCATCCGGCGCAATTGCTGGACGTAAAAAAAGAAGTGCGCCAAGCGCACTCCAATGCCCTGCGGGTCAAGGTTGCGTCGGCCCTGAACCGGGCCGAGCGCATAGACCTTGCCTCCTTGTCTGCCTAACGGTTGTAGGCGCTCTCGCCGTGGGTGGTGACATCCAGGCCCTCGCGCTCCGCCTCGGGGCTGACTCGCAGCCCGCATAGGCGGTCAACAACGAAGTAGGCGATCCACGCAACCACGCCCGACCAGGCCAGCGTTATCAGTATGCCTTCCAGTTGCAGCCAGAGTTGTCCCGGTATGTCCGACATGGCGGCCAGCCCTGGTCCGCCCAAAGCCTGCGCATTGAAGACGCCAGTCAGCAAAGCCCCCATCATGCCGCCCACGGCGTGAATGCCGAATACGTCCAGCGTGTCGTCGGCGCGCAGCATGCGCTTCAGGCCGTTTACTCCCCAAAGGCATACCAGTCCGGTCAATATGCCTATGATCAGTGCGCCACCCGGGCCAACCAGCCCGGCGCCCGGGGTGATGCCCACGAGCCCGGCCACCGCGCCGGAGATAGCCCCCAGCAAAGATGGCTTGCCCTTGTGGCGCCATTCTGCAAAGAGCCAGGCCAGGATGCCGCCGGCGGTGGCAATCAGCGTGTTGAAGAAGGCCAGGGCGGCAGTTTCATTGGCACTGAGCGCCGAGCCGGCGTTAAACCCGAACCAGCCCACCCACAGCAGGGAAGCGCCTATCATTGCCATGGGTAGATTGTGAGGCTGCATGGACTCCTTGCCATAACCAATGCGTTTGCCTATTACGTAGGCGCCAACCAAGGCGGCCACACCCGAGTTGATGTGCACGACGGTGCCGCCGGCGAAGTCCAGCGCGCCTCTCTCGAACAGCCAGCCCCCCGGCGCCCAAACCATGTGTGCAATGGGTATATAGGCGAAGCTTAGCCAGATCACGGTAAAGACCAGTACAGCTGAAAACCTCGCGCGCTCGGCAAAGCCGCCAACAATCAGTGCGCAGGTGATGCCGGCGAACGTGGCCTGGAATGCCGCGAAACTCAGCTCGGGGATGGTTCCGGACAGTTCAAATTTTCCGGCGCCTGCGTCCAGCATGCCACTGAACAACACCCGTGAGAAGCCGCCCACCAGGGCATTGCCTTCGGTGAACGCCAGCGAGTAGCCATATAAAAACCATATAACCACGGCCAGGGCGAAGGTCGATGCGACCTGCATAAGAACTGACAACACGTTTTTGGAACGGACCAGGCCGCCATAGAATAGGGCGAGGCCCGGTAGGACCATCAGTAAGACCAACAAGGTCGAGACACTGACCCATGCCAGATCGGCTTTATCCATTATTTTTACTCCTGTGATCGCATCCGGCCCCTACGCTTCAGAACGGTTCGGTGCGGCGCGACGGTTGATCGATTGGGCTGCGGCGTGGCGCAGCCTTACAGGGCGCTTGCCCCTTGTTCTCCAGTGCGAATCCGGATCGCCCGCTCTATTGGCGTGACAAACACCTTCCCGTCCCCGATCTTTCCGGTGTGGGCGGCCGCACACAGGTTCTCGATGGCAAGGTCCACTTGGTCTTCGGCCACGGCCATTTCCACCCGGAGCTTGGGCAGAAAGTCCACGGTATATTCAGCCCCCCGATATAGCTCCGTGTGGCCCTTTTGACGTCCAAATCCCTTGACCTCGGTAACGGTCATGCCCTGTATGCCCATTGCAGACAGCGCCTCGCGTACCTCGTCCAGCTTGAACGGCTTGATGATGGCTGTGATCAGCTTCATTGCGACTCCTCTTGACAGTGATGCCCTGGTTTACGCAATAGCTATGCCAAGTTGCGGCGGCGCCCACTGCGTGGGAGCGCTCTGACGGAGAGGGGAGGGTCGTGCACATTGTTGGTGCATCGCTCGCAAGTGTGCACCACATGCCCGCATCTCGCGCCTGACGTGCACAAAACTGTAACAAGACGACCGTGTGGCGCCGCTTTTGTATCCTTGTGTTTGCTGCTGTCAATTGGGCGTTTCGGCGTAAACCCTTACGCCTGCACGTCGTCCGGCCAAATGCGGAGCAAAAACCAGGAATCGCTGAAATCAGGATTTACACGAGGGCAGGGGAGAAGGCTGGCGCGCTGGCTAGAATTGTTACCAGGCAAGTTGTAACCGGCTCGCTGCTGAACCGCTAGTCGCATCGGGGTCAGCAAGCAACATCTCGCGACTTTGGACAAGAGAGGAATTCCATGAAAAAGACTCGTACACATTTAGCCGTTATTGCTATGGTGGCCTCTATGGGCCTGCTGGCTGCATGCTCCGACAGCGAAGACACCAACGCCCCGCCCACCACAGCGCCGGGGGCTGATGCTCCAGCCACCACACCCGCGCCGATGCCGGCACCGTCGCCGTCTCCGGACACGGCACCTGAATCGGCGCCTACGCCTGGTGCTGCACCCGACACGTCGCCTACGCCAGACTCGTCCATGACGCCTGATGCGGCGCCTGACGGAACGCCCGCACCCGACACAACGCCCGCGCCATCGTCGTCGAGCAGCTCGGAGTTCAGCGAGTCTGCCAAGCAGGCCGCCAACACCATCTCCGAGAAAGCCGTCGCCTTGAAGGACAGCGCGGCGCAGAAGGCTGGCGAGATGGGCGACTCGATCAAGGAAGGGGCCGCCAAGGCCGACAAGGCGATCCAGGATTCGCTGGCAGAGGGCCGTACTGAAGGCACCACGCCACCGAGCACGACAGTCAAGTCCTGATCGCCCGATCATGGCAGCGTCGTGACGACGCCACACAGAACGGGGCCTGCGGGCCCCGTTTTTTCTTTACACTAAGGCCTTGCTTACACGGAGAGTGCGATGGTCACCCGAAACGATTGGTTCGAAGACTTTCAAAGAAATATGTCGGAGCTTATAGCCAAGACGCCGGCCGCCGACATAGAACGCAACGTCAAGGCCATGATGGCTCAAACGTTTTCACGGCTTGATCTGGTCACGCGGGAAGAGTTCGATGTACAGGCGCAATTGCTGGAGCGCGCGCTAGCCCGCATCACGGCCCTTGAATCTCGAGTGCAGGCCCTGGAAGGGCGGCCCGATACGCCGTTGGAAGCCGGCCCATCCATCGACCCGGTTCCTTAAGTAGTACTGCGCAGCGACAAAATACGGCATAAGCGGTCCGGCAAGGATCGCTTCCACGCATACTCGTTCTGGTCTGGTTCCGCTGCAACCAGCATATGCCGGGAGTATGTGATGTCGTTAGCCGTATTGGCCAGCCGGGCGCTCTGCGGCCTACAGGCTTTCGCTGTTCGGGTGGAAGTCCACGTGGGACCGGGCCTGCCGGCCTTCCATGTGGTCGGCTTGCCCGATACCGGCGTGCGCGAAAGCCGCGAACGCGTGCGCTCCGCGATCATCAGCAGTGGTTTTGACTTCCCGGCGGGGCGCATCACGGTCAATCTGGCGCCGGCAGACCTGCCCAAAGAGTCCGGTCGATTCGATCTACCGATAGCCTTAGGCGTACTGCTGGCCTCGGGCCAGGTGCCTGCCGCCGACTCCGCTGGTGCTGCGCCCGACCTACGCCGCTATGTGTTTGCCGGCGAACTCTCTCTTACCGGAGCCATCGTCGCCGTGGGCGCGCCGCTGGCCATTGCGCTGGCCGTGGCGCGCAGCGATCCGGACGCCATCCTGGTTCTGCCGCCGGGCTGTGCGGATACGGCGGCAAATGTGCCTGGGCTGACTGTACTGGCGGCTGCCACCCTGGTTGAAACCGTAGAGCACTTCTGTGGCAGTTCGGTCTTGCAGCAAGCGCAGGGGCGGCACTGTGCCGGGCCCAGTCCCACCCCCTTGTTGTGTCTGGCCGATGTGCGGGGTCAGCCGCTGGCGCGGCGTGCTCTGGAGATCGCAGCTGCCGGTGCCCATAGCCTGCTGATGTCGGGCTCGCCGGGTACCGGCAAAAGCATGCTGGCGCATCGGCTGCCGGGCTTACTTCCCAGGCTTACCGTCGACCATGCGCTCGAGGTGGCTGCTCTTGCCAGTTTGAACGGCACGGATCAAGGCTATAGCGACCTGCCCCCTTTTCGCGCGCCGCACCATTCGGCTTCGCTGCCGGCGCTGGTGGGGGGTGGCGCCCGTCCCCGG from Pollutimonas thiosulfatoxidans includes:
- a CDS encoding YifB family Mg chelatase-like AAA ATPase, producing MSLAVLASRALCGLQAFAVRVEVHVGPGLPAFHVVGLPDTGVRESRERVRSAIISSGFDFPAGRITVNLAPADLPKESGRFDLPIALGVLLASGQVPAADSAGAAPDLRRYVFAGELSLTGAIVAVGAPLAIALAVARSDPDAILVLPPGCADTAANVPGLTVLAAATLVETVEHFCGSSVLQQAQGRHCAGPSPTPLLCLADVRGQPLARRALEIAAAGAHSLLMSGSPGTGKSMLAHRLPGLLPRLTVDHALEVAALASLNGTDQGYSDLPPFRAPHHSASLPALVGGGARPRPGEISLAHRGVLFLDELPHFQRNVLESLREPLETGSVSIARASRTLTFPARFQLVAAMNPCACGWLGHASMRCRCLPDQVDKYRNRLSGPLLDRIDLQIALPTTQVDWMDEAAGESSGVVRSRVAQCRERQLRRQGCCNAMLRIDDIERHCVLDRDAAALLRQAMLRWHWSARVGHRVLRVARTLADLCAQRQIRGVHIAEAIQYRQPWG
- a CDS encoding P-II family nitrogen regulator, whose protein sequence is MKLITAIIKPFKLDEVREALSAMGIQGMTVTEVKGFGRQKGHTELYRGAEYTVDFLPKLRVEMAVAEDQVDLAIENLCAAAHTGKIGDGKVFVTPIERAIRIRTGEQGASAL
- a CDS encoding accessory factor UbiK family protein, giving the protein MVTRNDWFEDFQRNMSELIAKTPAADIERNVKAMMAQTFSRLDLVTREEFDVQAQLLERALARITALESRVQALEGRPDTPLEAGPSIDPVP
- a CDS encoding ammonium transporter codes for the protein MDKADLAWVSVSTLLVLLMVLPGLALFYGGLVRSKNVLSVLMQVASTFALAVVIWFLYGYSLAFTEGNALVGGFSRVLFSGMLDAGAGKFELSGTIPELSFAAFQATFAGITCALIVGGFAERARFSAVLVFTVIWLSFAYIPIAHMVWAPGGWLFERGALDFAGGTVVHINSGVAALVGAYVIGKRIGYGKESMQPHNLPMAMIGASLLWVGWFGFNAGSALSANETAALAFFNTLIATAGGILAWLFAEWRHKGKPSLLGAISGAVAGLVGITPGAGLVGPGGALIIGILTGLVCLWGVNGLKRMLRADDTLDVFGIHAVGGMMGALLTGVFNAQALGGPGLAAMSDIPGQLWLQLEGILITLAWSGVVAWIAYFVVDRLCGLRVSPEAEREGLDVTTHGESAYNR
- the ptsP gene encoding phosphoenolpyruvate--protein phosphotransferase; the encoded protein is MVKGYAIGRAAVMSAAALEVVHYRVASHEVESECERLRRALAQARDELQAMAGTLPEDAPRELGPLLTVHSMLLDDPMLFQQTCALITERHYNAEWALTSQGQTLAEQFALMEDDYLRERGADIRQVIERVLRVLSGSSSLLAELEAADSPEPLIVVARDISPADMLRLRGGRFAAFLTDLGGPTSHTAIVARSMNVPAVVGLGHLRALVRDGDTLIADGFTGVVLVNPSAQVLQEYRQRQADYARERAQLALLRDAPAVTLDGIAIKLEANIELPEEAQAAMLAGADGIGLFRSEFLFMGRRDLPTEQEQYQAYASVVKTMAGRPVTIRTLDLGADKNLDGDVTVASNPALGLRAIRYCLANPEIFATQLRALLRASLHGHVRILIPMISHMHEVHATRQAIDAACTELEARGVPYARNISLGAMVEIPAIAIAIEPFVESLDFLSIGTNDLIQYTLAIDRGDSDVADLYDPMHPAVLRLISHTINAGERAGKPVAVCGEMAGDARVTRMLLGLGLTEFSMHPAQLLDVKKEVRQAHSNALRVKVASALNRAERIDLASLSA